The Streptomyces sp. V3I7 genome segment TGTAGGCGCCGAAGTCGAAGTAGTGCGCCCAGCCCTCGCGTTGGAGGATGAAGTACGCGGTGGGCTCACCCGTGCTCAGTCCGATCCAGGCGATGTAGGCGAGCAGACCGAGCGGGGCGATGACCATGGCGAGCACCGGCCCGCGTACGCCGTGCTCCCGCCTGCTCTGCGGCCGGGCGAGCGTCACCAGGGCGGCGAGCCCGACGGCGCCGATCAGCGCGGCGGAGGTGGGGCGGTTGAGCCCGGCGAGGAAGGCGAGGAGGCCGGCCGCGACCCAGTTCCGGGTCATCACGAGGTAGCAGGTCCACGCGGCGAGGGCGATGTACAGGGACTCCGAGTACACCGCCCACTCCACGCCGGCGGCGGGCGCCACGGCCCACAGGCCGGCGGCGATGGTGCCGGCCCGGGCGCCCGCGAGCAGGCGGACCACGGCGAAGATCCCGGCGGCCGCGAAGAACGACGCGACGACGGAGACGGCCATCGCGGATCCGTACAGGTCCAGCCCGGTCAGCCGGGAGACCATCCGGATCAGCGTCGGGTACAGCGGGAAGAAGGCCACCGAGTTCTGCTGGACCGTGAACACGCCGCCCGGGGCGAGGTCCACCAGCCGCGGCTGGTAGCCGTTCTGGGCGACCTGGAGGTACCACCAGCCGTCCCAGGTGCCGAGGACGTCCCACCAGTGGGTGCCGCCGCCGAACCGTGCCGGTCTGCGGTGGTAGTCACCGGCGCTCTCCAGCAGGACGGCGAAGACCAGGAGGCCGACGAGCTTCGCGACGCCGTACAGGGCGAGCGGAGGCAGATACGGGCGTACGGCGGGCGGCAGGGTCAGGCGCCGGCCGTCGCGCGGCCCGCTCTCCCGTCCCTGTCCCTTTGGGAGGCCGTCCGGCGGCGTCGCCGCCTCGGCTCCGGTGTCCGTGTTTCTGGCAGTCGCGCTCATCGGCGGGCGCCCCCTGTTCCCCCCACGGCTCCCCAGCCGCCCCGGGCCGAAACGGATCTGGAGGGACTGTGAGCTTTCTGTCATACGATCGCACCAGAGTCGCATATCTGTGCGCGGCCGGGGGGCCAGGGGAGGGCAACGTGCGTGAGGTTCCGGAGCCGACGACCGTGCTGTCGGTCGTCGTACCCATGTACAACGAGGAGGCGGCACTGCCCGCACTGGTCTGCCGGCTGCGGCCGGTGCTGTCGGACCTGGGCGTGCCCTACGAGCTCGTCGCCGTGGACGACGGCAGCAGCGACCGTACGGCCGAACTGCTCGCCGCCTTCCGGACGGGCTGGCCCGAACTGCGCGTGATCGCGCTGCGCCGCAACTCCGGCCACCAGGCCGCCCTCACCGCGGGCCTGGACCGGGCGGTCGGCGCCTACGTCGTGAGCCTGGACGCCGATCTCCAGGACCCGCCCGAGAAGATCCCGGAGATGCTCGAACTGGCCCGCGCCGAGGGCCTCGACATCGTGTACGGCGTCCGCGCCGACCGCAGCAGCGACACCCGGTTCAAGCGCTGGACCGCGGGCGTCTACTACCGGCTGATGCGCCGGCTCGCGGGTCACTCGGTGCCCGCGCAGGCCGGGGACTTCCGGCTGCTGAGCCGCGCCGCCGTGGACGCCCTGAAGGAGCTGCCGGACCAGCAGCGGGTGTACCGCCTGCTCGTGCCCTGGCTGGGCTTCCCGAGCGGCGAGGTGACCTACGAGCGCGCCCCGCGCTCCGCGGGCACCACCAAGTACCCCCTGAGCCGGATGATCCGGCTCACCGTCGACAGCGTCACCGGCTTCTCAGCCGCGCCGCTGCGGCTCGCCACCTGGCTGGGCACCGGCGCCTTCCTGATCTGCCTGGTGCTGCTCGTCTACACCCTCGGCGCCTACGCCCTGGGCCTGACGGTGCCCGGCTGGACCTCGCTGTTCACCGGCGTGGTGTTCATCGGGGCGGTCCAGCTGATCTGCCTTGGGCTGCTCGGCGAGTACGTCGCACGGATCTACACGGCCGTGCAGAACCGGCCCACGTACTTCGTCGGCCACGACTCGGCGGAACCCCGGGCGGGCCGCGTACCGGCGCCGACTGCCGCGCGTGAGGACGTGCTGACGCGGGAGTGAACCGGGCCCTCCACCGCAGTGGGTCATTCGGTGCAATCCGGTCGGGGCCCCTGGTCTCGCCCATTTGTTTTGACCGCAGCGAATGCGGTAGGTACGCTCAGACCTTGTGCCTGGGGTGTGCCCTGGCTCCCGTGCGTGCCTTCAAACCGCAGGGCGAGCTGACACCGGCCACCGCGATCCGCG includes the following:
- a CDS encoding glycosyltransferase family 2 protein translates to MREVPEPTTVLSVVVPMYNEEAALPALVCRLRPVLSDLGVPYELVAVDDGSSDRTAELLAAFRTGWPELRVIALRRNSGHQAALTAGLDRAVGAYVVSLDADLQDPPEKIPEMLELARAEGLDIVYGVRADRSSDTRFKRWTAGVYYRLMRRLAGHSVPAQAGDFRLLSRAAVDALKELPDQQRVYRLLVPWLGFPSGEVTYERAPRSAGTTKYPLSRMIRLTVDSVTGFSAAPLRLATWLGTGAFLICLVLLVYTLGAYALGLTVPGWTSLFTGVVFIGAVQLICLGLLGEYVARIYTAVQNRPTYFVGHDSAEPRAGRVPAPTAAREDVLTRE